The Magnetovibrio sp. PR-2 nucleotide sequence TGGCGGCAACAGCCATCAAGGTCTTCTTCATCATGTATCTCACTCCTGTCGTGATTAAGTGTGGGCCTGTAAATGGCCCGTTCGTTCCGGCCTGTTAAGCCGTTCCCAAAGCGGTTTCGGATTCAAGTCCGAATACCGAGGCCGGACCCTGGATCATGTTGGGTTGGGGCGTGGCAGATGTTTCATCCACCACATCCAGGGGTACCGGAATATGCATGTCCAAACTGTCGGACCCATAGAGGTTCTGCAAAAAATTGACGGACAAGTCGCGAGACAGTCCGTCGTAATGGGTTTTGCCATCTTTCAACGCCAAAGTGCGCGGGCAGTATTTCAAAGCGTAGTCAACTTGGTGCAAAGACACGACCACGGTTTTGCCAAACTCGCGGTGGATGTGCGCCAAGGCTTCCATGACTTTGCGTGACGATTCCGGATCTAGCGATGCGATCGGTTCGTCCGCCAAGATGATGTCGGATTTTTGCAACAAGGCGCGTGCAATGGCGACGCGTTGCTGTTGACCACCGGACAAGGTCGATGCGCGTTGCGTGGCATACTTGGCCATGCCCACTTGTTCAAGCGCGCGCATGGCGTCCAGTTTTTCTTCCTTCGTAAACAGCGCCAAGGATCCGCGCCATGTGGAGATCGAACCCAACTTGCCCAATAAAACATTGGTCAGCACGCTCATGCGGCTGACCAAGTTGAATTGTTGAAAAATGACGCTGATGTGTTGGCGATGATGGCGCACGTTGCGGGCGATCTTGCCCTTTTCTTGAATGACGTTGCCCAGAACTTCCACGCGGCCGGTCCCTTTATCAGCGGGCATGAGGCCAGCAATATGACGGATCAGGGTGGACTTACCGGAACCGGAAGCACCGATCAGCGCGACCATTTCTCCGGCTTCAGCCGAAAAATCGATGTTGTCGAGCGCTTTGTCTTTCTTGAACGTTTTGTTCAATCCAGTGACGTGAATGCTTTGGGCCATAAGCCGATTCCTCCATTAAATACGGGGGGGAATCTAGTCGGACCGGGTGACTCCTATTTGTCAGAACTGTTACAGCCATGCGAAACAAAAGCGACAAATTCGAGACTTGTCTGCTCTGTCCTGTGGAGGATTTAGTCTAGGTACTTGTCCGCAAAGGCTATTGCGCCAAGCGTGCGAAAATCACCCAGACGCTCTTTGATCTGTGAATGGGACCAATCCCACCACTTCAGCGCTAATAATTTCTCACACGTTTCATCGTCAAAGCGCTTGCGCAGGACTTTACCCGGCACGCCGACGACGACGGAAAACGGCTCGACGTCCTTGGTCACGATGGTCCCAGATCCGATAGCCGCGCCGTCCCCAATGCTGACGCCAGGCATCACGGTGACGCCGTGTCCGATCCAGACATCGTTGCCAATGGTGACGTGGGATTGGCGTCGCCAGTCAAAAAAGCTGGGATCGTCTTCCCCAAGTTCAAACAGAGCCGAACGATAGGTGAAGTGGTGCAGGGCGGCGCGCTCTAACGGGTGGTTACCCGGATTGATGCGCACTTGAGCGGCAATGGAACAGAATTTGCCGATGGTGGTGTAGATCACATCGCCATCATTACAGATATAGGAGTAGTCGCCCATGGTCGCTTCGGCCATATGGGTGCGTTCTCCCACTTCGGTCCACGCGCCGAATTCACAATCGGGTTTGACCTTAGCGGTGGGATGAATGCAGGGCTTATCGCCCAACGTGCGGGTCCAAGCATTTTCGGGTTGGTCCAAAGGCGTCATGGGGCGCTCTCTTTAAAAAAGGAACGAACTTTTTAGGTCTTTGTGATGACTGATTTATGACGGATTGAGAGGCAGGTCCAAAACGACGGCTTTGTGATCGCTGGGGAACAAATCCAAAGGACCAACTCTTTGGTCGAGGGCAAGCGTTGCGAGGCCTTCGAGTTCACCATCTTGTGCTGCGACAAAAAGGTGGTCGATAAACCCCGGTTTTGGCGACGCCCCGTTGACAGCGTTCAAGGTTGTGTCGGAAACGGTTGAGACTGGAAAGGCTTGGAATCCCGCCAAAACGTTGAACACGTCATCGGTTTCATCTGCGTTCATATCGCCGCCGACGATAACCATGTCATGGGGCGGACAGTCTTCGAGGTGTGCGGCCAGAACTTCCAATTCGTGGCGGCGCAAATCGCCCGCATCGCTCAAGTGGCTCAAATGCGTGTTGGCGACCAGAACGCGGTTTCCTTCCATTTGTAA carries:
- the phnC gene encoding phosphonate ABC transporter ATP-binding protein, with the protein product MAQSIHVTGLNKTFKKDKALDNIDFSAEAGEMVALIGASGSGKSTLIRHIAGLMPADKGTGRVEVLGNVIQEKGKIARNVRHHRQHISVIFQQFNLVSRMSVLTNVLLGKLGSISTWRGSLALFTKEEKLDAMRALEQVGMAKYATQRASTLSGGQQQRVAIARALLQKSDIILADEPIASLDPESSRKVMEALAHIHREFGKTVVVSLHQVDYALKYCPRTLALKDGKTHYDGLSRDLSVNFLQNLYGSDSLDMHIPVPLDVVDETSATPQPNMIQGPASVFGLESETALGTA
- a CDS encoding endonuclease/exonuclease/phosphatase family protein, producing the protein MKQLRTVTFNTWNCQGQLEARLALMEAGLQALDGDIILLQEVYSEVPSGLNVADHLAQSLNLNVAFAPARKKIRTYRNDPVLCHSGLAVLSKGNISDQSTRQLPQDERDGERLAQFVSLQMEGNRVLVANTHLSHLSDAGDLRRHELEVLAAHLEDCPPHDMVIVGGDMNADETDDVFNVLAGFQAFPVSTVSDTTLNAVNGASPKPGFIDHLFVAAQDGELEGLATLALDQRVGPLDLFPSDHKAVVLDLPLNPS
- a CDS encoding DapH/DapD/GlmU-related protein, whose protein sequence is MTPLDQPENAWTRTLGDKPCIHPTAKVKPDCEFGAWTEVGERTHMAEATMGDYSYICNDGDVIYTTIGKFCSIAAQVRINPGNHPLERAALHHFTYRSALFELGEDDPSFFDWRRQSHVTIGNDVWIGHGVTVMPGVSIGDGAAIGSGTIVTKDVEPFSVVVGVPGKVLRKRFDDETCEKLLALKWWDWSHSQIKERLGDFRTLGAIAFADKYLD